A window from Deltaproteobacteria bacterium encodes these proteins:
- a CDS encoding HAD-IB family hydrolase, whose translation MPTVAFFDVDDTLWRGNSGYYTSLRLVRHGILKKRRVLQAVYYKLADLFARQDVHKIYKIAIADMAGMKLTHALEIGTECFEKDMKRRLHAEAVAKVQHHRQRGDRIILLTSGPYMTIHSLQAFLKTDDYYASGPKVVDGTLINDLKMPLSYGEGKLHYAREASQKYGVPLSTCYFYSNDLTDLPLFENVGYPHVVNPKKELRKIAEQKGWPILRFD comes from the coding sequence ATGCCAACCGTTGCCTTCTTTGATGTCGATGACACCCTCTGGCGTGGTAACTCCGGTTACTACACGAGTCTACGGCTCGTCCGCCATGGAATCTTAAAAAAGAGGAGGGTCCTCCAGGCGGTCTACTACAAACTTGCCGACCTGTTTGCCCGGCAGGATGTCCACAAGATTTACAAAATTGCGATTGCCGATATGGCCGGGATGAAACTCACACACGCCCTGGAGATCGGCACGGAATGTTTTGAAAAAGACATGAAAAGACGACTTCATGCTGAGGCGGTTGCCAAGGTTCAACACCATCGACAAAGGGGCGATCGGATCATACTTCTCACCTCCGGTCCTTACATGACGATTCATTCACTTCAGGCGTTTTTAAAAACGGACGACTATTACGCCTCCGGTCCCAAGGTGGTCGATGGCACCCTGATCAACGACCTCAAAATGCCGCTCAGTTATGGAGAGGGAAAGTTGCATTATGCCCGCGAGGCGTCACAAAAATACGGGGTTCCGCTCTCCACCTGTTATTTTTATTCCAATGACCTGACCGACCTTCCACTGTTTGAAAATGTTGGCTATCCCCACGTGGTGAATCCAAAAAAAGAGCTGCGAAAGATAGCAGAGCAAAAAGGGTGGCCGATCTTGAGGTTTGATTAG